In a single window of the Methanophagales archaeon genome:
- a CDS encoding phosphate uptake regulator PhoU, producing MREEKRKIQLTGGSTFTISLPIKWAREAGIKQGDELSLIQRDDKSLLITPVKAKKELMNCAELTLIEDEELEGNFRFLIAHYLVGYDIVKLLSPKGFSAEERKWIKEEVRKRLIGMEVVGESAREIILKSFLKYEDFTLQDAIRSMSKIILSMQGDAIATLRKNDSNLADDIIERDDEIDRFYLLIVRQLKAAMSDPELAKKIGVDRQRESLGYRIIVKSMERIGDHVENIARNSTMIKVPEDAIKKIEKIGNNVRGLFIKTLDALSTMDIEKANEAIKDANSLTEESEAISEQLLREEQGADKIHALSVLQSLGRMAKYCEDIAEVTINMGIRGAEE from the coding sequence ATGAGAGAAGAGAAACGAAAGATTCAACTAACCGGTGGTTCCACTTTTACCATCTCTTTGCCCATAAAATGGGCAAGGGAGGCGGGGATAAAGCAGGGTGATGAGCTCTCTCTTATCCAGCGTGATGATAAATCCCTTCTGATTACACCGGTTAAGGCGAAGAAGGAGCTGATGAATTGTGCTGAGCTTACGCTCATAGAAGATGAGGAGCTTGAAGGTAATTTCAGATTCCTCATCGCTCATTACCTCGTTGGTTACGATATCGTGAAGCTTCTTTCTCCAAAAGGATTCAGTGCAGAGGAGAGGAAGTGGATAAAGGAGGAAGTCAGGAAGCGATTGATAGGTATGGAGGTGGTGGGGGAGTCGGCAAGGGAGATAATACTAAAAAGCTTCTTGAAATACGAGGATTTCACTCTTCAAGATGCGATTCGCAGTATGTCAAAGATAATACTCTCAATGCAGGGAGATGCGATTGCAACACTTCGCAAGAACGATTCTAACCTTGCTGATGATATCATAGAGCGTGATGACGAGATAGACAGGTTTTATCTACTGATTGTGAGGCAACTTAAAGCTGCAATGAGTGATCCTGAACTGGCGAAGAAGATAGGTGTTGACAGACAGCGAGAAAGCCTGGGATACCGAATAATAGTGAAGAGCATGGAGCGAATAGGGGACCATGTGGAGAATATAGCGAGAAATTCAACGATGATAAAAGTACCAGAGGATGCCATAAAGAAGATAGAAAAAATAGGTAACAATGTCAGAGGGCTCTTCATCAAAACGCTGGACGCATTATCCACGATGGATATAGAGAAGGCGAATGAAGCGATAAAAGATGCTAACAGCCTGACTGAGGAGTCTGAAGCAATAAGTGAGCAGCTCCTGCGTGAAGAGCAAGGTGCTGATAAGATACATGCCCTTTCTGTATTACAAAGTCTGGGTAGAATGGCGAAATATTGTGAGGATATAGCAGAAGTGACGATAAATATGGGAATAAGAGGTGCAGAAGAGTAA